In Pangasianodon hypophthalmus isolate fPanHyp1 chromosome 3, fPanHyp1.pri, whole genome shotgun sequence, a single genomic region encodes these proteins:
- the hand2 gene encoding heart- and neural crest derivatives-expressed protein 2: MSLVGGFPHHPVVHHDGYSSSFAAAAAAAAAASRCHEESPYFHGWLIGHADMSPPPDYGMAPSSYSPEYTANNAAGGVCAPGPGLEHGPYGAGGAGALVPGMMVVPRAVKRRPTANRKERRRTQSINSAFAELRECIPNVPADTKLSKIKTLRLATSYIAYLMDILDKHEQHGGGETEAFKAEFRKADSKEERRKKETNEVLKCSGSSNDKKPKGRTGWPQHVWALELKQ; encoded by the exons ATGAGTTTGGTAGGAGGCTTTCCTCACCACCCGGTCGTGCACCATGACGGCTACTCGTCCTCCTTCGCCGCAGCAGCCGCAGCCGCAGCCGCCGCGAGCCGCTGTCATGAGGAAAGCCCTTATTTCCACGGGTGGCTCATCGGGCACGCGGACATGTCGCCGCCGCCGGACTACGGCATGGCGCCTTCGTCCTACAGCCCCGAGTACACCGCCAATAACGCCGCCGGCGGTGTGTGCGCGCCCGGGCCTGGCTTGGAGCACGGGCCCTACGGAGCAGGCGGCGCGGGAGCACTCGTACCGGGCATGATGGTGGTGCCGCGCGCCGTGAAGCGGAGGCCCACGGCGAACCGGAAGGAGAGACGCAGGACTCAGAGCATCAACAGCGCGTTCGCCGAGCTGCGCGAGTGCATCCCTAACGTGCCCGCAGACACCAAGCTGTCCAAGATAAAAACATTGCGCCTCGCTACCAGCTACATCGCCTACCTCATGGACATCCTGGACAAACACGAGCAGCACGGCGGCGGCGAGACGGAGGCCTTCAAGGCCGAGTTCAGGAAGGCGGACTCcaaagaggagaggaggaagaaagaaacg AATGAAGTTTTGAAATGTTCAGGGAGCAGCAATGACAAGAAACCCAAAGGGAGAACTGGTTGGCCGCAACACGTCTGGGCTTTGGAACTGAAACagtga